From the Carya illinoinensis cultivar Pawnee chromosome 4, C.illinoinensisPawnee_v1, whole genome shotgun sequence genome, one window contains:
- the LOC122307937 gene encoding DEAD-box ATP-dependent RNA helicase 7-like gives MPSLALADPLLSDTPKYKKEKKNKKMKSMETVNATLEADSPITNKKTKKKRKALEIEEAEEGSETSSELFDPVNWKAEDSEKNKKNKKLKKGKVEEEDEEGPNAVSRFRISEPLKAKLKEKGVESLFPIQAMTFDTILDGSDLVGRARTGQGKTLAFVLPILESLTNGPAKALRKTGYGRAPSVLVLLPTRELAKQVHADFEVYGGTLGLVSCCLYGGAPYQSQEVKLKRGVDIVIGTPGRVKDHIERGNIDFSSLKFRVLDEADEMLRMGFVEDVELILGKVEDTSKVQTLLFSATLPGWVKQIASRFLNPSKKTADLVGNEKMKASTNVRHIVLPCSSSARSQLIPDIIRCYSSGGRTIIFTETKDSASSLAGLLPGARALHGDIQQAQREVTLAGFRSGKFMALVATNVAARGLDINDVQLIIQCEPPRDVEAYIHRSGRTGRAGNTGVAVMLYDPRKSNISKIERESGVKFEHISAPQQADIAKAAGGEAAEMITQVSDNVIPSFKSAAEELLNTSGLSAVELLAKALAKAAGYTEIKKRSLLTSMENYVTVLVEAGSPIYTPTFAYRVLRRFLPEEKVEAVKGLALTADGKGAVFDVPAEDLDTFLAGQENAANVSLEVLKALPSLQEREQSRGGRFGSGGRGGFGDRSGGRFSGGRGGRGGGGGGFSGRGNNRFNNGSGGRGYGSNNKKW, from the exons ATGCCTTCACTAGCCTTAGCTGATCCTCTTCTCTCCGATACCCCAAAGtacaagaaggagaagaagaacaagaagatgaagagtATGGAAACAGTAAACGCAACTCTAGAAGCCGATTCTCCGATTACCAataagaagacgaagaagaagcgAAAGGCTCTGGAGATCGAGGAGGCGGAAGAGGGGAGCGAGACGAGCTCGGAGCTATTTGATCCTGTGAACTGGAAGGCCGAGGATTcggagaagaataaaaaaaataagaagctGAAAAAGGGgaaggttgaggaggaggatgagGAGGGTCCAAATGCGGTGTCCAGGTTTCGGATTTCGGAGCCGTTGAAGGCCAAGTTGAAGGAGAAGGGAGTCGAGTCATTGTTTCCGATTCAGGCAATGACCTTCGATACCATTCTAGACGGTTCGGATTTGGTCGGTCGCGCGCGCACGGGTCAG GGTAAAACGCTTGCCTTTGTGTTGCCCATATTGGAGTCACTCACGAATGGGCCGGCTAAAGCTTTGCGAAAAACTGGTTATGGGAGGGCACCAAGTGTTTTGGTACTGTTACCTACTAGAGAACTGGCCAAACAG GTGCATGCTGACTTTGAAGTTTATGGGGGAACGTTGGGGTTGGTTTCATGCTGTCTATATGGCGGAGCTCCATACCAAAGTCAAGAGGTTAAACTCAAGAGAGGGGTTGATATAGTCATTGGAACACCTGGTCGAGTTAAG GATCACATAGAGAGGGGGAATATTGACTTTAGCTCTTTGAAGTTCCGGGTCCTTGATGAGGCTGATGAAATGCTGAGGATGGGTTTTGTTGAAGATGTTGAACTAATTCTAG GAAAGGTAGAAGATACAAGTAAAGTTCAAACGCTTCTCTTCAGTGCCACCCTGCCTGGCTGGGTTAAGCAG atCGCTTCTAGGTTTCTTAATCCAAGCAAGAAAACTGCTGACCTTGTTGGCAACGAGAAAATGAAAGCTAGTACAAATGTTAGGCATATTGTCCTTCCCTGCTCTAGCTCTGCAAGATCCCAGCTTATTCCAGACATTATTCGCTGTTATAGCAG TGGAGGCCGGACTATTATTTTTACTGAAACAAAGGATTCTGCTTCTTCACTTGCTGGGTTGTTGCCTGGGGCACGAGCTTTGCATGGGGATATACAGCAGGCTCAACGTGAG GTCACGCTTGCTGGCTTCAGGTCTGGAAAGTTCATGGCATTAGTCGCCACAAATGTGGCGGCACGGGGATTGGACATCAATGATGTGCAATTAATTATCCag TGTGAACCTCCTCGTGATGTTGAAGCCTATATCCACCGATCTGGACGCACAGGAAGAGCTG gTAATACTGGAGTTGCAGTAATGCTCTATGATCCCAGAAAGTCCAATATATCTAAGATAGAAAGAGAATCTGGTGTGAAGTTTGAGCACATATCTGCTCCTCAGCAAGCTGATATTGCCAAAGCTGCTGGTGGAGAAGCTGCAGAGATGATAACCCAAGTCTCTGACAA TGTAATTCCTTCTTTCAAATCTGCCGCTGAGGAGTTGCTGAACACCTCTGGTCTGTCAGCTGTTGAATTACTTGCAAAAGCTCTTGCCAAGGCTGCT GGTTATACagagataaagaaaagatcactTCTCACTTCAATGGAGAATTACGTCACAGTACTTGTTGAGGCTGGAAGTCCAATCTATACACCAAC ATTTGCTTATAGAGTCCTGAGGAGATTCTTGCCTGAGGAGAAGGTTGAGGCGGTGAAGGGTCTTGCTCTCACAGCCGATGGAAAGGGTGCAGTGTTTGATGTTCCTGCTGAAGACTTGGATACGTTTCTTGCTG GTCAGGAGAATGCAGCTAATGTGAGCTTAGAAGTGTTGAAAGCATTGCCAAGCTTGCAAGAAAGAGAACAGTCAAGAGGGGGAAGATTTGGTAGTGGTGGTCGGGGTGGTTTTGGTGATAGAAGTGGGGGCAGGTTTTCTGGTGGAAGAGGTGGCaggggtggtggtggtggtggtttttCCGGCCGAGGAAATAATAGGTTTAACAATGGCTCTGGTGGGAGGGGTTATGGCAGCAACAACAAAAAATGGTGA